One genomic segment of Desmodus rotundus isolate HL8 chromosome 5, HLdesRot8A.1, whole genome shotgun sequence includes these proteins:
- the OAF gene encoding out at first protein homolog isoform X3, protein MSLLKTGAFALVLPTALPSLVAVKDMAQYVKIFRALILGELEKGQSQFQALCFVTRLHHNDIIPSEAMARLRQEWLFSPQKNPRAVRQAEEVRGLEHLHLDIAVNFSQGGLLSPHLHNVCAEAVDAIYTRQQDVKFWLEQGVDSSIFKTLHKDTDQALLPRCRQMGDRGMPCVCHYSLSLAWYPCMLKYCHSRDRLAPYKCGIRSCQKSYSFNFYMPQRQLCPWDEDP, encoded by the exons ATGAGCCTCTTGAAGACAGGGGCATTTGCCTTAGTCTTGCCCACCGCCCTGCCCAGCCTGGTGGCTGTGAAGGACATGGCCCAG TATGTGAAGATCTTCCGGGCCCTGATCCTGGGGGAGCTGGAGAAGGGTCAGAGTCAGTTCCAGGCCCTCTGCTTTGTCACCCGGCTGCACCACAATGACATCATCCCCAGTGAAGCCATGGCCAGGCTTCGACAG GAGTGGCTCTTCTCCCCACAGAAAAATCCACGGGCGGTGCGTCAGGCTGAAGAGGTACGGGGCCTCGAGCACCTGCACTTGGATATCGCTGTAAACTTCAGTCAGGGGGGCCTGCTGAGTCCCCATCTCCACAATGTGTGTGCAGAGGCAGTGGACGCCATCTACACCCGCCAGCAGGATGTCAAGTTCTGGTTGGAACAAG GTGTGGACAGCTCCATCTTCAAGACTCTGCACAAGGACACAGACCAGGCTTTGCTACCTCGCTGCAGGCAGATGGGGGACCGAGGGATGCCCTGTGTCTGTCACTATAGCCTGAGCCTGGCCTGGTACCCCTGCATGCTCAAGTATTGCCATAGCCGGGATCGGCTGGCACCTTACAAATGCGGCATCCGCAGCTGCCAGAAGAGCTACAGCTTCAACTTCTACATGCCCCAGAGGCAACTGTGTCCCTGGGATGAGGATCCCTAG
- the OAF gene encoding out at first protein homolog isoform X1, whose product MRPSGCCGLPTASGALLILLPLLVPLFGAPRGVGAGAGAPAELRVRVRLPDGQVTEESLQADSDDDSISLELRKPDGTLVSFIADFKKYVKIFRALILGELEKGQSQFQALCFVTRLHHNDIIPSEAMARLRQEWLFSPQKNPRAVRQAEEVRGLEHLHLDIAVNFSQGGLLSPHLHNVCAEAVDAIYTRQQDVKFWLEQGVDSSIFKTLHKDTDQALLPRCRQMGDRGMPCVCHYSLSLAWYPCMLKYCHSRDRLAPYKCGIRSCQKSYSFNFYMPQRQLCPWDEDP is encoded by the exons ATGCGCCCTTCAGGCTGTTGCGGACTCCCTACCGCGTCGGGTGCTCTGCTGATACTGCTACCACTTCTAGTGCCGCTATTCGGGGCGCCGCGCGGCGTGGGCGCGGGGGCGGGCGCGCCCGCTGAGCTGCGTGTCCGCGTGCGGCTGCCCGACGGTCAGGTGACTGAGGAGAGCCTGCAGGCGGACAGCGACGACGACAGTATCAGCCTCGAGCTGCGCAAGCCCGACGGCACCCTTGTCTCCTTCATCGCGGACTTCAAGAAG TATGTGAAGATCTTCCGGGCCCTGATCCTGGGGGAGCTGGAGAAGGGTCAGAGTCAGTTCCAGGCCCTCTGCTTTGTCACCCGGCTGCACCACAATGACATCATCCCCAGTGAAGCCATGGCCAGGCTTCGACAG GAGTGGCTCTTCTCCCCACAGAAAAATCCACGGGCGGTGCGTCAGGCTGAAGAGGTACGGGGCCTCGAGCACCTGCACTTGGATATCGCTGTAAACTTCAGTCAGGGGGGCCTGCTGAGTCCCCATCTCCACAATGTGTGTGCAGAGGCAGTGGACGCCATCTACACCCGCCAGCAGGATGTCAAGTTCTGGTTGGAACAAG GTGTGGACAGCTCCATCTTCAAGACTCTGCACAAGGACACAGACCAGGCTTTGCTACCTCGCTGCAGGCAGATGGGGGACCGAGGGATGCCCTGTGTCTGTCACTATAGCCTGAGCCTGGCCTGGTACCCCTGCATGCTCAAGTATTGCCATAGCCGGGATCGGCTGGCACCTTACAAATGCGGCATCCGCAGCTGCCAGAAGAGCTACAGCTTCAACTTCTACATGCCCCAGAGGCAACTGTGTCCCTGGGATGAGGATCCCTAG
- the OAF gene encoding out at first protein homolog isoform X2, with translation MRPSGCCGLPTASGALLILLPLLVPLFGAPRGVGAGAGAPAELRVRVRLPDGQVTEESLQADSDDDSISLELRKPDGTLVSFIADFKKYVKIFRALILGELEKGQSQFQALCFVTRLHHNDIIPSEAMARLRQKNPRAVRQAEEVRGLEHLHLDIAVNFSQGGLLSPHLHNVCAEAVDAIYTRQQDVKFWLEQGVDSSIFKTLHKDTDQALLPRCRQMGDRGMPCVCHYSLSLAWYPCMLKYCHSRDRLAPYKCGIRSCQKSYSFNFYMPQRQLCPWDEDP, from the exons ATGCGCCCTTCAGGCTGTTGCGGACTCCCTACCGCGTCGGGTGCTCTGCTGATACTGCTACCACTTCTAGTGCCGCTATTCGGGGCGCCGCGCGGCGTGGGCGCGGGGGCGGGCGCGCCCGCTGAGCTGCGTGTCCGCGTGCGGCTGCCCGACGGTCAGGTGACTGAGGAGAGCCTGCAGGCGGACAGCGACGACGACAGTATCAGCCTCGAGCTGCGCAAGCCCGACGGCACCCTTGTCTCCTTCATCGCGGACTTCAAGAAG TATGTGAAGATCTTCCGGGCCCTGATCCTGGGGGAGCTGGAGAAGGGTCAGAGTCAGTTCCAGGCCCTCTGCTTTGTCACCCGGCTGCACCACAATGACATCATCCCCAGTGAAGCCATGGCCAGGCTTCGACAG AAAAATCCACGGGCGGTGCGTCAGGCTGAAGAGGTACGGGGCCTCGAGCACCTGCACTTGGATATCGCTGTAAACTTCAGTCAGGGGGGCCTGCTGAGTCCCCATCTCCACAATGTGTGTGCAGAGGCAGTGGACGCCATCTACACCCGCCAGCAGGATGTCAAGTTCTGGTTGGAACAAG GTGTGGACAGCTCCATCTTCAAGACTCTGCACAAGGACACAGACCAGGCTTTGCTACCTCGCTGCAGGCAGATGGGGGACCGAGGGATGCCCTGTGTCTGTCACTATAGCCTGAGCCTGGCCTGGTACCCCTGCATGCTCAAGTATTGCCATAGCCGGGATCGGCTGGCACCTTACAAATGCGGCATCCGCAGCTGCCAGAAGAGCTACAGCTTCAACTTCTACATGCCCCAGAGGCAACTGTGTCCCTGGGATGAGGATCCCTAG